agctattactgtgggaaaaaatgccatgctattgtttgagagctccaacaaaacacttttttcaacGTGATAGGCTGAAGGTGAAATGTggacttacattctgaaatcttgctctgatttatcatccaaagtgTCCCAGACATTTTACATGAACATGAAGTGTCATTGTCTTAGATAAAATCgtttttcatatcctaaaaaggtccatatacCCATACTGCACAATCGatttttgtatttccactcgttcatTTTGCAAAGAAAGTAAATTGTGAAAATCTCACCATAAACGTAGTAAAAAAACGAACACTGGTTGTTttctttctttgtattttcttctaccagatctatagTTTTATGttctacattcaattcacatttccacaaacttcaaagtgtttcctttcaaatggtatcaagaatatgcatatccttgtttcaggtcctgagctacagacagataGAGTTGGGTATGTTGTTttaggtgattttttttttaaaggggctGTCCCTAAGAAGATTTAAAATATGTGACATTAAAGTGCATCAATGATTGGTATTTTCCCGCAATTATCTGAAAGGGCACAGGaaagcccgtgtgtgtgtgttgtgtgtgttgtgtggtgctCCTTTGTGCagccgttagcgatgatgctaataaTAACCGTCTACTGATAGATCGGAAGGCTTTTCcgaaaagaaaaaaacaacttcACAATGAAATGTGAACTACAATGCAGCCTctgcctacctggcagaatgatcTCATGATTATGTACATCAATCCAGTAGCCATTTTGTTTCGTAAACTCTGCATCACATGAGCGCTACAGAAACACCGCTAACCAAACAAAGGTCTCTCGTTTCGTAGATTTTTTTCCTCAAAAGTTGTTTTAAGCTTTGTTGTGGCACTTAGGAAAATAACAACGGGATGTTCTATTTAAAAAGGTGTGCTTCTGAGAGAAAACTATTGAAAAATTCAACGAAATTTGGGAAACAAAATCAAGCGAAGGAGAATGCAGATTTTTATAGGGAGCTAAGAATGTTCTCCACAGGCTGGGACAGACGAGATCACACAGATTTAAAGTTTAAACCGTAAAACCAGGGTCATGTTCAGTTGGGCACAACGTAACAAAAAAATGATTAGAACTTATTGGACACTGTTCGGCTAGTATCTCAGTGCTCCATGGACCTTTTAAATACATGTATcaacagcatgtgtgtgtgtgagcagagtGTTTTCATTTGAGTTGGGCTCCTGTGGGTGGTGGGAGGGTTTCTCGGGGTCTGTGTCTCCCAGGAACGGACAGGCCTTGTCAGCTGGGGTGTCCACTGAGCGCCTGTCAAGAAATACACATCTCAGCTGGAGAGATGTTCACATGTGTCTGTATCGAACAGATTTCTTGGTCCAGGACTCTGAGTAAGCAGGTCACAATACCCAATGGACACATTGGTTACGTCATGTAATTATTAAATGTAATGAGgatgaatcaatgtggaaaactaaTTGAATTTGCAAAAAAAgtaaaacgtttaaaaaaaaatatatatatattggacaTTTAAACCCGAAATGAAATGACGTGATTCACATTTAGTTTGATTTCATGTAGATTTCACGTTAAGTTGACAAACTCAATTAAAATGTAAATACAAATTTGATGTTTAACTGGCGTCTGTTCCCAGCTGGTAGGGACTGAAACAGGTCATTACACACGGTagaagggaaggggggggggagtgGGACGAGAGAGGGGGGGTAAATAGTTAACCTAAAATAAGAAGTTATGTAACACtgagatatacacacactgacagacacaccaGCTTTCTGAACTCTTGAGTATAGGTCATAGCATTTCATGCCAGCTGCTGTTGAcaaactgaagagagagagaccacttcAAGTGTGTaacactcactcaaacacacaccatTTAGCTCCACAGTAGCAAGCAAGGTATGTGTATGGCTACATGtttttgtgttagtgtgtgcacAACTTGTGcatttgggtatgtgtgtgtcaaAGGTCTCTTACCTTGTGGAGCATGATGACCAGGCTAATGGGAGGTGTAGCCTGGGTTGTCTGTCACAGTCCTCCAGCGAATCAGGGAGCAGCACACCGCTCGTCTCCGGTAGCAACAGACACAGTCCCGCCCCGACAATGGGGCCACTCCCATAAAGAATCATAGCGGCCAATGGGATGGTTTCTCCTCTAGGACTGACCACCGCATTGAGGATACACCCCACTCTGTAAAACAGACACACCAAGCCCACACACTTctgtctgaaacacacacacacacacacacacatatacacacacatacacgcatacacacatacacacacaccacacagtcaaGATACAGCGTGCCCGTACAACTCAAACATAttgcacaaacagacacacacacacatacacacacacatacacataagaTACAGCGTGCCCGTACAACTCAAACATAttgcacaaacagacacacacacacatacacacaccacacagtcaaGATACAGCGTGCCCGTACAACTCAAACATAttgcacaaacagacacacacacacatacacacacacatacacatacacacacacatacacacaccacacagtcaaGATACAGCATAttgcacaaacagacacacacacacatacacacacatacacatacacacacacatacacacacaccacacagtcaagcacaaacagacacacacacacatgcatacacatacacacacatacatacacacaccacacagtcaaGATACAGCGTGCCCAGCGTGCCCGTACAACTCAAACATAttgcacaaacagacacacacacacatacacacacgtacaactCAAACATAttgcacaaacagacacacacatacatcacgTAATACTCAAGCATGGAGATAAGATGACCTTTGACCCAGGTGAGTGTGTGAGGTCAATAGATAAGTGCTGTGTGTCTGCTGGGTTGAGATAGGGACTAGTCCTGTCaggggtcagacacacacacgcacactccgTACCTGATGAGTGTAGGGAAGAGCTCGATGCCGTAGagtaaagacacaaacacactggtcTGCATACACAGCTTCCCCACCAGGGCCAGAGCCATCACCAACCCTGGGACAGCTACACACACAGTGTTGGATCACTGGAGGTTGTGTCGATGTGTTTGttgtgtgcctgcgtgcgtgtgtttaCCGTAGAAGCGTGATGCGAGCAGGGACAGCAGGCAGAAGGAGCCACTGAGGAGCAGGGACAGCATGCTGATTGGGCGTCTGCCACAGCGGGCCAATAGGAATGGGACGAGCAAGCAGGGTGCCTCTGATAGGCCGCTGAAGAACTGAGCCAGGAAGACATCCACCCCAAAACGCCCGACATTCAGACAGATACCGTAGTACGTCAGGGCTGACGTTAGCctaacacacacgcatacacagtgGGGAGAGACAGCATCAtacacagggcagagagacagcatcatacacagggcagagagacagcatCAGACACAGTGGGGAGAGACAGCATCAGAGACAGCATCAGACACAGTGGGGAGAGACAGCATCAGACACAGTGGGGAGAGACAGCATCATACACAGTGGGGAGAGACAGCATCAGACACAGTGAGGAGAGACAGCATCAGACACAGTGGGGAGAGACAGCATCAGACACAGTGGGGAGAGACAGCATCAGACACAGTGGGGAGAGACAGCATCATACACAGTGGGGAGAGACAGCATCAGACACAGTGGGGAGAGACAGCATCAGACACAGTGGGGAGAGACAGCATCAGACACAGTGGGGAGAGACAGCATCAGACACAGTGGGGAGAGACAGCATCATACACAGTGGGGAGAGACAGCATCAGACACAGTGGGGAGAGACAGCATCAGACACAGTGGGGAGAGACAGCATCATACACAGGGCGGAGAGACAGCATCAgacacagggcagagagacagaatcaGACACAGGGCGGAGAGACAGAATCATACACAGTGGGGAGAGACAGCATCATACACAGTGGGGAGAGACAGCATCAGACACAGTGGGGAGAGACAGCATCAGACACAGTGGGGAGAGACAGCATCAGACACAGTGGGGAGAGACAGCATCAGAGACAGCATCATACACAGGGCGGAGAGACAGCATCATTCacagggtggagagacagaatcaGACACAGAGTGGAGAGACAGCATCATACACAGGGCGGAGAGACAGCATCATTCACAGGGCGGAGAGACAGCATCAGAGACAGCATCATACACAGGGCGGAGAGACAGCATCATACACAGGGCGGAGAGACAGCATCATTCacagggtggagagacagaatcaGACACAGAGTGGAGAGACAGCATCATACACAGTGGGGAGAGACAGCATCAGACACAGTGGGGAGAGACAGCATCAtacacagggcagagagacagcatcatacacagggcagagagacagcatCAGACACAGGGCGGAGAGACGGCATCATACACAGGGCGGAGAGACAGCATCATTCACAGGGTGGAGAGACAGCATCATTCACAGGGCGGAGAGACAGCATCAGACACAGTGGGGAGAGACAGCATCAGACACAGGGCGGAGAGACAGCATCAGACACAGTGGGGAGAGACAGCATCAGACACAGGGCGGAGAGACAGCATCAGACACAGTGGGGAGAGACAGCATCAGACACAGTGGGGAGAGACAGCATCAGACACAGTGGGGAGAGACAGCATCAGACACAGTGGGGAGAGACAGCATCAGAGACAGCATCATACACAGGGCGGAGAGACAGCATCATTCACAGGGTGGAGAGACAGCATCAgacacaggtggagagacagcaTCATACACAGGGCGGAGAGACAGCATCATTCACAGGGTGGAGAGACAGCATCAGACACAGGGCATCATACACAGGGCGGAGAGACAGCATCAGACACAGGGCGGAGAGACAGCATCATTCacagggtggagagacagaatcaGACACAGAGTGGAGAGACAGCATCATACACAGGGGGAGACAGCATCAGCATCATACACAGGGCGGAGAGACAGCATCATTCacagggtggagagacagaatcaGACACAGGTGGGAGAGACAGCATCAGACAAAGAGTGGAGAACAATCATACACAGTGGGGAGAGACAGCATCagacacagggggagagacagcatcatacacagggggagagacagcatCAGACACAGGGCGGAGAGACAGCATCAGACACAGCATCATACAGGGCGGAGAGACAGCATCATTCACAGGGTGGAGAGACAGCATCAGACACAGGGTGGAGAGACAGCATCAGACACAGGGCGGAGAGACAGCATCATTCACAGGGCGGAGAGACAGCATCAGACAAATGCATCAGAACAGGGGAGACAGCATCAGACACAGGGCGGAGAGACAGCATCATTCACAGGGTGGAGAGACAGCATCAGACACAGAGTGGAGAGACAGCATCATACACAGTGGGGAGAGACAGCATCAGACACAGTGGGGAGAGACAGCATCAtacacagggcagagagacagcatCAGACACAGGGCGGAGAGACAGCATCAGACACAGGGCGGAGAGACAGCATCAGACACAGGGCGGAGAGACAGCATCAGACACAGGGCGGAGAGACAGCATCAGACAAATGCTATAGAACAAATGGAGTACAGCATCAGACACAGGGCGGAGAGACAGCATCAGACACAGGGCGGAGAGACAGCATCAGACACAGGGCGGAGAGACAGCATCAGACACAGGGCGGAGAGACAGCATCAGACACAGGGCGGAGAGACAGCATCATACACAGGGCGGAGAGACAGCATCAGACACAGGGCGGAGAGACAGCATCAGACAAAGGGTACAGGAGAACAAATGCATCAGACAACAAATGGGTACAGAGGTAGAACAAATGACACAGGGCGGAGAACAAATCATACACAGGTAGAACAAATGAGACAGCATCAGAACAAATGGAGTACAGGAGAACAAATGGACACAGGGCGGAGAACAAATGGAGACACAGAACAAATGGAGAGACAGAACAAATCATACAGCAGAACAAATGGTGGAGTAGAACAAATGGATACAGCGGTAGAACAAATGAGACAGCATCAAATGACACAGCGGTAGAACAAATGGAGTACAGCAGTAGAACAAATGGAGTACAGCGGTAGAACAAATGGAGTACAGCGGTAGAACCTGACaacctctctttttttctacacAATTTCAGTGAGCTACAAAAGTGACACATGTTGTTTTATCTCTGtgctccagcactttggattttaaGTTATActatgactatgaggttaaagtccactgacagctttaatttgagggtattttcatcatGATTgttgtgctaggaatatgggaccaaatactaaactttggACACTTTTTAATACACAGAAGTGAATTCGTCCCAATACTTTCCATCTCCTATGGAAATGGAAGGACggtgtacaaaaagtgctgtaatttctaaacagttcacccgatatgcatgaaaataccttcaaattaaagctgacaatCTGCACTTTAACATCAGTCATTGTATCATGGTGTTACGGTCCCATAAGATAAACTATAAGTGAAAATAACTGACAAACAATACAAAATGGAATCAGGTGGATTTTAGGAGGGGTTCTCAACGACACTCCTGGGGGTGTCCACCGAAAACTTGTCTAGCAACAAGAGTTTGGGTCCtgaaagacacccaccatgaatGCCCATTAAATTTTCCCCATAAAACACAAACCAAAATAAACCCCTACAAACCAACGTTGAATATGGAGCTAAAAGACAGTGGGGCGAACCAAAAAGGGGAGAACACAAGATTGAAGGCTTTGTTTTTATCACACTCAAAAAGGAAGCGCTTAACCGTGGTCAAGATCTTCCAGCATCTCTCAAGTACTAACTGGAGCTGTGGGCCACTCTTCAATTTCACCTGGGCTAGCACAGGTGatacaccttcccactaacgagatggatAACCCAGCACAGGTGatacaccttcccactaacgagatggacaaCCCAGCGCAGGTGatacaccttcccactaacgagatggatAACCCAGCACAGGTGatacaccttcccactaacgagatggacaaCCCAGCACAGGTGatacaccttcccactaacgagatggacaaCCCAGCACAGGTGATACATCTTCCCACTAATGAGATGGACAACCCAGCACAGGTGatacaccttcccactaacgagatggacaaCCCAGCACAGGTGatacaccttcccactaacgagatggacaaCCCAGCACAGGTGATACACCTTCCCACTAATGAGATGGATAACCCAGCACAGGTGatacaccttcccactaacgagatggatAACCCAGCACAGGTGATACACCTTACTGACAAAGTGACACCAATTGGTCCGCCCTACGTGATAACGCTCTACCTCAAAATATAAATGGAAAAACCTGTAAcactggagtacagagccaaaacaatacttttggagctcactgtaaacACAGACTGACCCACCCAATGTAACTCATGATGACCAGGCGCAGTAGAATGGTGGGACATCTCATGTGTCCGCAGTGGGAAAGTGTGTTTCCCTCCTGGGTTTGCGTGTCTGCCTTTGGTATGTGTGTGCCAGTCtccagtgtgtctgtgtcccGGGGGACTTGTTGCAggtccttcccctctgtctccaaCAGCtgtgacagaaacacacacagacctgaGTCGCGTCTAGGAACACTGATATAGTACAGAcatacatctgtgtgtgtgtgtgtgtgtgtgtatttgtgtgtgtgtgtgtgtaccaggtcTAGACAGCGTTTGTCCTCAGGACTGTGTCTCCTGTACTCCTCCAGAGTGTCCAGCCTCTTCTTCAGGAGCAACCAGTGAGGAGACTCAGGAATGGAGCTGAGAGGGGGGAGATTCATGGCTGAGAGGGGGAGATTCATGGCTGAGAAGGGGAGATTCATGGCTTAGAAGGGGGAGATTCATGGCTGAGAAGGGGGAGATTCATGGCTGAGAAGGGGAGATTCATGGCTGAGAAGGGGGAGATTCATGCCTTATTCATGGCTGAGGGGGAGATTCATTTAGAAGGGGAGATTCATGGCTGAGAAGGGGAAGATTCATGGCTTAGAAGGGGAGATTCATGGCTTAGAAGGGGAGATTCATGGCTGAGGGGAGGGCTTAGAAGTTTCATG
This sequence is a window from Oncorhynchus gorbuscha isolate QuinsamMale2020 ecotype Even-year linkage group LG17, OgorEven_v1.0, whole genome shotgun sequence. Protein-coding genes within it:
- the LOC124001973 gene encoding solute carrier family 22 member 13 translates to MAPLQLAVYLRLALIFFFTAFLFFLDVFTVSRAASSCANVPSQLPTKSRTGGDEVSSSSACKQNRTPGEMREMNVSLISVLLPTQDEITRGNDTDRDNGKVCLDPVVLSYSQTMYMAGLLLGSLFGGSLSDRYGKRVVLLVCVCVHAVTAVLPAVLPHAILFLTLRCLAGVSCCCINICSFSLGVEWSLPRYRIWPPALLSFSFSLGMMALAPLAYLTHTWTQLHLALAIPQILCLPLYYSIPESPHWLLLKKRLDTLEEYRRHSPEDKRCLDLLLETEGKDLQQVPRDTDTLETGTHIPKADTQTQEGNTLSHCGHMRCPTILLRLVIMSYIGLTSALTYYGICLNVGRFGVDVFLAQFFSGLSEAPCLLVPFLLARCGRRPISMLSLLLSGSFCLLSLLASRFYAVPGLVMALALVGKLCMQTSVFVSLLYGIELFPTLIRQKCVGLVCLFYRVGCILNAVVSPRGETIPLAAMILYGSGPIVGAGLCLLLPETSGVLLPDSLEDCDRQPRLHLPLAWSSCSTRRSVDTPADKACPFLGDTDPEKPSHHPQEPNSNENTLLTHTHAVDTCI